A window of the Lolium perenne isolate Kyuss_39 chromosome 7, Kyuss_2.0, whole genome shotgun sequence genome harbors these coding sequences:
- the LOC139833830 gene encoding uncharacterized mitochondrial protein AtMg00810-like, with the protein MFILIYVDDIIVTGSSNRAITALLQDLKAKFAIKDLGDLHYFLSIEVKKIHNGLLLTHEKHALDLLDRVGMHGCKPAPTPLSSSEQMSLTDGTPLSSEDSSQYRSIVGTLQYLTLTHPNLALLVNKICQFLHAPTTEHWTTAKRILIYVQDTLQLGITFKRSSSTFLSAFIDVDWAGCLDDRRSTGGFAIFVGPNLVSWSARKQATVSRSSTEAEYKALANAIAELIWVEALLTELGVKLKEKPSIWCDNLGATYLSANPVFHAHTKHIEIDFHFVRERVTNQKLAIRFISSKDQIADGFTKALPVKKLDEFKRIMVNGVGSSDGPASSTSGPPARPPLPARPPLLRRTRPARPHAALPHTCPAPPRAAPPRIGCALLRPGPVAPYSAQLASASAAPRSALAPPRPGQPQLRPGLPLPTPA; encoded by the exons ATGTTTATTCTgatttatgttgatgatatcatagtTACTGGTTCCTCTAATCGTGCTATCACTGCTCTTCTTCAAGACTTGAAAGCAAAGTTTGCTATAAAAGATCTTGGTGATTTACATTACTTTCTTAGTATTGAAGTAAAGAAGATACATAATGGTTTGCTTCTTACACATGAGAAGCATGCTTTAGATTTACTAGATAGAGTTGGAATGCACGGCTGCAAACCTGCCCCTACTCCTCTGTCTTCATCTGAACAGATGTCTTTGACAGATGGTACACCTCTTAGTTCTGAAGATAGTTCTCAGTacaggagtattgttggaactctaCAATACTTAACATTGACACATCCTAATTTAGCACTCTTAGTAAACAAGATTTGTCAGTTTTTACATGCTCCAACTACAGAACACTGGACAACTGCGAAACGTATTCTCATATATGTGCAAGATACTTTACAGCTTGGTATTACTTTTAAAAGGTCTTCATCAACTTTTCTGAGTGCTTTTATAGATGTTGATTGGGCTGGTTGCCTGGATGACAGACGCTCCACGGGTGGTTTTGCTATATTTGTTGGACCAAATTTGGTCTCTTGGAGTGCCAGGAAGCAAGCAACAGTCTCAAGGTCTAGCACTGAGGCAGAATATAAAGCTTTGGCAAATGCTATAGCTGAATTAATTTGGGTTGAAGCTCTTCTTACTGAACTTGGAGTTAAATTAAAAGAAAAGCCAAGTATTTGGTGTGACAATCTAGGTGCAACTTACCTATCTGCAAATCCAGTATTTCATGCTCATACCAAGCACATTGAGATTGATTTTCACTTTGTCAGAGAAAGAGTTACTAATCAGAAGTTAGCTATTCGGTTTATTTCAAGTAAAGATCAGATTGCAGATGGCTTTACAAAGGCCCTTCCAGTCAAGAAGCTTGATGAATTCAAAC ggataatggtaaatggaGTTGGTTCTTCTGATGGACCAG CCAGCAGCACGTCCGGCCCGCCCGCCCGGCCGCCGCTCCCCGCCCGGCCGCCGCTCCTGCGTCGGACCCGCCCTGCACGGCCGCACGCCGCGCTGCCCCATACCTGCCCGGCCCCACCCCGCGCCGCTCCGCCCCGGATCGGCTGCGCCCTACTCCGCCCCGGCCCGGTCGCGCCCTATTCCGCCCAGCTCGCCTCCGCCTCGGCCGCGCCCCGGTCTGCCCTTGCCCCGCCCCGCCCCGGCCAGCCCCAACTGCGCCCTGGTCTACCCTTGCCCACACCAGCGTGA